The following coding sequences are from one Kogia breviceps isolate mKogBre1 chromosome X, mKogBre1 haplotype 1, whole genome shotgun sequence window:
- the PFKFB1 gene encoding 6-phosphofructo-2-kinase/fructose-2,6-bisphosphatase 1 isoform X17, with product MVIMVGLPARGKTYISTKLTRYLNWIGTPTKGLLLSVFNLGQYRREAVSYKNYEFFLPDNMEALLIRKQCALAALKDVHNYLSCEEGHVAVFDATNTTRERRSLILQFAKEHGYKVFFIESICNDPDVIAENIRQVKLGSPDYIDCDREKVLEDFLKRIECYEVNYQPLDDELDSHLSYIKIFDVGTRYMVNRVQDHIQSRTVYYLMNIHVTPRSIYLCRHGESELNLRGRIGGDSGLSAQGKQYAYALANFIQSQGISSLKVWTSHMKRTIQTAEALGVPYEQWKALNEIDAGVCEEMTYEEIQEHYPEEFALRDQDKYRYRYPKGESYEDLVQRLEPVIMELERQENVLVICHQAVMRCLLAYFLDKSSEYLH from the exons ATGGTGATAATGGTGGGTTTACCAGCTCGAGGAAAGACCTACATCTCCACGAAGCTCACACGATATCTCAACTGGATAGGAACACCAACTAAAG GGCTCCTACTTTCAGTGTTTAATTTAGGCCAGTATCGACGAGAGGCAGTGAGCTACAAGAACTACGAATTCTTTCTCCCAGACAACATGGAGGCCCTACTTATCAGGAA GCAATGTGCCCTCGCAGCCCTGAAAGATGTCCATAACTATCTGAGCTGTGAGGAAGGTCATGTTGCG GTTTTTGATGCCACCAACACTACCAGAGAACGACGGTCACTGATTCTGCAGTTTGCTAAAGAACATGGTTACAAG GTCTTTTTCATCGAGTCCATTTGTAATGACCCTGACGTCATTGCAGAAAACATCAGG CAAGTGAAACTTGGCAGCCCTGATTACATAGACTGTGACCGTGAAAAGGTTCTGGAAGACTTTCTAAAGAGAATCGAGTGCTATGAGGTCAACTACCAACCCTTGGATGATGAACTAGACAG CCACCTGTCCTACATCAAGATCTTCGACGTGGGCACACGCTACATGGTGAACCGAGTGCAGGACCACATCCAGAGCCGCACAGTCTACTATCTCATGAACATCCACGTCACACCCCGCTCCATCTACCTATGCCGGCACGGTGAGAGTGAACTCAACCTCAGAGGCCGCATTGGAGGTGACTCTGGCCTCTCAGCTCAGGGCAAGCAG TATGCCTATGCCCTGGCCAACTTCATTCAGTCCCAGGGCATCAGCTCCCTGAAGGTGTGGACCAGCCACATGAAGAGGACTATCCAGACAGCTGAAGCCCTGGGTGTTCCCTATGAGCAGTGGAAGGCCCTGAATGAGATTGATGCG GGTGTCTGTGAGGAGATGACCTACGAAGAAATCCAAGAACACTACCCTGAAGAATTTGCACTACGAGACCAAGATAAATATCGCTACCGCTATCCCAAGGGAGAG TCCTATGAGGATCTGGTCCAGCGTCTGGAGCCAGTTATAATGGAGCTAGAACGGCAGGAAAATGTATTGGTGATCTGCCACCAGGCTGTCATGCGGTGCCTCCTGGCCTACTTCCTGGACAAGAGCTCAG AGTATCTACACTGA